One genomic region from Cyanobium usitatum str. Tous encodes:
- a CDS encoding high light inducible protein, translated as MTESTPRFGFVAFAETWNGRLAMMGFVIGLGTELLTGQSIAAQLGLG; from the coding sequence ATGACCGAATCCACCCCCCGCTTCGGATTTGTTGCCTTTGCCGAAACCTGGAATGGCCGCTTAGCCATGATGGGTTTCGTGATTGGCCTTGGCACCGAGCTGCTTACGGGCCAAAGCATCGCAGCACAACTGGGTCTGGGCTGA
- a CDS encoding tellurite resistance TerB family protein: protein MTLETGPSSSEISSSESGLSQRDRQLDLLRVVCCVAWADGDVSADEKGLLEKLVAKYFTSGDGSGANQEAARQLAAWTVDSSVLAEVIPRLTSGEDRALALKLSYMMAKVGQRPQDSSPINPAEKALYRQLVEALGLSESEVTETEWAAEQELSSGKGVWAALGAAFAGLGAWPSQEMLETPGMQWL from the coding sequence ATGACCCTTGAAACTGGGCCCAGTAGCTCTGAGATCAGTAGCTCTGAGTCAGGCCTCTCACAGCGAGACCGTCAACTTGACCTGCTCAGGGTGGTTTGCTGCGTGGCCTGGGCCGATGGGGATGTTTCCGCAGACGAAAAGGGGCTGCTCGAGAAACTCGTTGCCAAGTACTTCACTTCCGGAGATGGCTCCGGGGCAAACCAGGAAGCGGCACGTCAGCTAGCTGCTTGGACAGTGGATTCGTCCGTGCTGGCGGAAGTGATTCCCAGGCTCACTAGCGGGGAAGACCGGGCTCTTGCGCTGAAGCTCAGCTACATGATGGCCAAGGTGGGCCAACGTCCTCAGGACAGCTCGCCGATCAACCCTGCAGAAAAAGCTCTTTACCGGCAGCTTGTGGAAGCTCTTGGCCTGAGTGAATCTGAAGTGACTGAAACCGAATGGGCCGCTGAACAGGAGCTGTCCAGCGGCAAGGGGGTTTGGGCTGCCCTAGGGGCAGCCTTTGCAGGTCTCGGTGCCTGGCCCAGCCAGGAAATGCTGGAAACCCCGGGCATGCAGTGGCTTTGA
- a CDS encoding fatty acid desaturase — protein sequence MTPPVSLPSLATAQVATPAATYPSKAELLACLPTELTQINPVKAWGSLAMSLGLSALAYGLGTLIPLQLSAAPLWLLYAVVTGTVAGGCWVIAHECGHRAFHPNPRIEAVVGFVLHSLLLVPYFSWQRSHAVHHANCNHLEAGETHVPPRSDSSSGRFVAKTKRQLGDGIYGVASLFTHLVLGWPLYIMFGVAGGEEYGSPTSHFTTAAPFRNGRRQLFPDSCRRLMAISNLGLLAMVAALVWASIHFSPARVLLVYGLPYLVINAWLVGYTWLQHTDTDIPHFSTSDWNWAKGALQTVDRPYGPLLNLLHHGIGSTHVCHHINPKIPHYNAWRASALLKQRFPELVRYDPTPIHRALWRVATRCTVVSQRGIDGGFFYQSIRSS from the coding sequence TTGACTCCACCTGTTTCCCTGCCGTCCCTCGCCACCGCGCAGGTCGCCACGCCAGCAGCCACCTATCCCAGCAAAGCTGAGCTGCTTGCCTGCCTACCAACTGAGCTAACCCAGATCAACCCGGTTAAAGCCTGGGGAAGCCTGGCCATGTCCCTGGGGCTATCTGCTTTGGCCTATGGCCTGGGAACCCTGATCCCCTTGCAGCTCAGCGCTGCACCCCTCTGGCTGCTCTACGCCGTGGTCACTGGAACAGTGGCGGGAGGCTGCTGGGTAATTGCCCATGAGTGCGGTCACCGTGCCTTCCATCCCAACCCCCGCATCGAAGCGGTGGTGGGATTTGTGCTGCACAGCTTGCTGCTTGTGCCGTACTTCAGCTGGCAGCGAAGCCATGCAGTGCACCACGCCAACTGCAACCACCTCGAGGCAGGCGAAACCCACGTGCCGCCCCGCTCCGATTCCAGCTCGGGACGCTTCGTGGCCAAAACAAAACGGCAATTAGGGGATGGCATTTACGGCGTTGCCTCCCTATTTACCCATCTGGTACTGGGTTGGCCCCTCTACATAATGTTTGGTGTGGCCGGCGGCGAAGAGTACGGCAGCCCCACCTCCCATTTCACTACAGCTGCACCCTTTCGCAACGGTAGGCGCCAGCTATTTCCCGACTCCTGCCGTCGCCTGATGGCGATCTCCAACCTCGGCCTGCTGGCAATGGTGGCGGCCCTGGTATGGGCCTCTATCCACTTCTCCCCGGCGAGAGTGCTGCTGGTGTACGGCCTGCCCTATCTGGTAATCAATGCTTGGCTGGTTGGTTACACCTGGCTGCAGCACACCGATACCGATATTCCCCACTTCTCCACCAGCGACTGGAATTGGGCAAAAGGTGCTCTACAGACGGTGGATCGTCCCTATGGCCCCCTGCTCAACCTGCTGCATCACGGCATCGGCTCAACCCATGTGTGCCATCACATCAACCCGAAAATTCCTCACTACAACGCTTGGCGGGCCAGCGCCTTGCTCAAGCAGCGTTTTCCAGAGCTAGTTCGCTATGACCCCACACCCATCCATCGGGCCTTGTGGCGAGTTGCAACACGCTGCACCGTAGTAAGCCAAAGAGGAATCGATGGTGGCTTCTTCTATCAATCCATACGATCTAGCTAG
- a CDS encoding TspO/MBR family protein: MNLQAGVPLILFAVLAALVILLVIVAVAWSLNPSRQDFAWFIRLRRPRWLVFEGLIPVIWLLIYACFYISAWLTWQASWSGLWMAAFLVQLVLVQSYTLVICRSRSLGRGTAIGFAGWVWGMALTLAVASVSSLAAALLLPYLLWSPVGTWVTWQMRQLNR; the protein is encoded by the coding sequence TTGAACCTGCAGGCTGGGGTGCCGCTGATTCTTTTTGCAGTGCTCGCCGCCCTGGTGATTCTGTTGGTGATTGTGGCTGTGGCGTGGAGTCTCAATCCAAGCCGGCAGGATTTTGCCTGGTTTATCCGGCTGCGCCGCCCCCGCTGGCTGGTATTTGAGGGTTTGATTCCCGTGATTTGGCTGCTGATCTACGCCTGCTTCTACATCTCGGCCTGGCTCACCTGGCAGGCCAGCTGGAGCGGCCTGTGGATGGCGGCTTTCCTGGTGCAGCTTGTATTGGTGCAGAGCTACACGCTTGTGATCTGCCGTAGCCGCAGCCTGGGTAGGGGCACGGCCATTGGCTTTGCTGGCTGGGTGTGGGGCATGGCCCTCACCCTCGCTGTGGCTAGCGTGAGCTCGCTGGCGGCTGCTTTGCTGCTGCCTTATCTGCTCTGGAGCCCGGTGGGCACCTGGGTTACCTGGCAGATGCGTCAGCTCAACCGCTAG
- a CDS encoding sensor domain-containing phosphodiesterase gives MAGQQLDFLAGSLPNRSNPTEQTEQWRQQALNELEIVDSGAESAFDGLVQAASAICGTPIALISLIDHDRQWFKANVGLEGVKETPRCISFCTHAIKQSELFVVEDAQIDPEFSGNPLVTGDPHIRFYAGAPLRLSSGATVGTLCVIGLQPMRLDEDQRKVLCNLSKTAVHLLEGRRAERMEAKYRQEAEQISADMPIGLFATDAAGGCYYTNERWQDLYGLSLEESLGNGWTETIHPEDRSAVFAEWIQAAKEQRQFQKTFRLLRHDGSVIHVQSQAKAQRDDAGTTTHFLGFVQDVTTEVALNAEILFQANHDHLTGLFNRRAFEICLSQCVTQLREAEGPDHALLYIDLDQFKIVNDTVGHAAGDRLLVEVAGLLKPFQSHQASLARLGGDEFALLLPNCNVTRAEETAQLIIETFEVFRFQARNQQFRVGVSIGVVPLQEQNLRPNAVMQAADTSCFIAKERGRNRWHTWVEGNVDTMRRNQAMRWVTRLQSAMDEERLVLHAQKIVPLDPAANTSLRAELLLRLREVDGSLVMPGAFLPPAERFQLVTRLDQWVLEKTITMLGELNSLDRISHIALNVSGQSVVDASFLRTVDQLLSQASPEISRRLCFEITETSVITSVTSAVTFISMVRNHGATVAIDDFGAGSASFSTLKSLQMTHLKIDGQFVTGVIDDPLDNVVVRSFVDAAAVIGLTTVAEFVESASVLERLREIGLDYAQGYFLHSPEPFEAVLAEATGNGALS, from the coding sequence ATGGCCGGGCAACAATTAGATTTTCTAGCAGGGTCATTGCCAAACCGCTCCAATCCCACCGAGCAAACCGAGCAATGGCGCCAGCAAGCTCTTAACGAGCTAGAAATTGTCGACAGCGGGGCAGAATCGGCCTTCGATGGACTGGTACAGGCCGCTTCAGCGATCTGTGGAACTCCGATTGCCCTGATCAGCCTGATAGACCACGACCGACAGTGGTTCAAAGCCAACGTGGGGCTCGAAGGGGTAAAGGAGACACCCCGATGCATCTCCTTCTGCACCCACGCCATTAAGCAGTCCGAACTCTTCGTCGTTGAAGACGCCCAGATCGATCCCGAATTCTCCGGCAATCCCCTTGTCACCGGCGATCCTCACATCCGTTTCTATGCAGGCGCACCTCTGCGATTGTCCAGCGGTGCCACCGTCGGCACCCTGTGCGTGATTGGCCTTCAGCCGATGCGGCTGGACGAGGATCAGCGCAAGGTCTTATGCAATCTCAGCAAAACGGCCGTCCATCTACTGGAGGGGCGCCGCGCTGAGCGCATGGAAGCGAAGTATCGCCAGGAAGCCGAACAGATCAGTGCAGACATGCCAATTGGTCTCTTCGCCACGGATGCAGCCGGGGGTTGTTATTACACCAATGAACGTTGGCAGGATCTCTATGGGCTCAGCCTGGAGGAGAGCCTGGGTAACGGTTGGACCGAGACTATTCATCCTGAAGATCGCTCAGCGGTCTTTGCCGAATGGATCCAAGCGGCAAAAGAACAGCGTCAATTTCAGAAGACATTCCGGCTGCTTCGGCATGATGGCAGTGTCATCCACGTGCAGTCCCAGGCGAAGGCCCAGCGTGATGACGCCGGCACTACCACCCACTTCCTGGGCTTCGTTCAGGACGTCACCACCGAAGTGGCCCTGAATGCCGAGATTCTCTTCCAGGCAAACCATGACCACCTGACCGGACTGTTCAATCGACGGGCTTTTGAAATCTGCCTGAGCCAGTGCGTTACCCAGCTCAGAGAAGCCGAGGGGCCAGACCATGCTCTCCTCTATATCGATCTTGACCAGTTCAAGATCGTCAATGACACCGTCGGACATGCGGCGGGGGATCGACTCTTGGTGGAGGTTGCAGGGCTGCTGAAACCCTTCCAGAGTCACCAGGCAAGCCTGGCCCGTCTAGGGGGAGACGAGTTTGCCCTGCTCCTGCCCAACTGCAACGTTACGCGGGCTGAAGAGACAGCACAGCTCATTATCGAGACATTCGAGGTGTTCCGCTTTCAGGCGCGGAACCAGCAGTTTCGGGTGGGTGTAAGTATTGGCGTTGTGCCCCTGCAGGAGCAGAACCTGCGTCCGAATGCGGTGATGCAGGCAGCGGACACCAGCTGCTTTATTGCAAAGGAGAGAGGCCGGAACCGATGGCACACATGGGTTGAAGGCAATGTGGACACGATGAGGCGTAACCAGGCAATGCGCTGGGTGACAAGGCTGCAGAGCGCTATGGATGAAGAACGGCTGGTTCTCCATGCGCAAAAAATCGTTCCCCTTGATCCGGCCGCCAATACGTCACTGCGAGCCGAACTGCTCCTTCGTCTACGAGAAGTAGATGGCTCCCTGGTAATGCCCGGTGCATTCCTACCGCCGGCGGAGCGCTTCCAGCTCGTCACCCGTCTGGACCAGTGGGTTCTGGAGAAAACTATCACCATGCTCGGAGAGCTGAATAGTCTCGACCGCATCAGTCACATTGCCCTGAATGTTTCGGGCCAGTCGGTAGTTGACGCGAGCTTTCTGCGGACGGTGGATCAGCTGCTCTCCCAGGCCAGCCCAGAGATCAGCCGTCGCCTCTGCTTCGAGATAACCGAAACGTCAGTAATAACCAGCGTGACGTCGGCTGTCACCTTTATTTCCATGGTGCGTAACCATGGTGCCACGGTTGCCATCGATGACTTCGGCGCCGGTAGCGCTTCATTTAGCACCTTGAAGAGCCTGCAGATGACCCATCTGAAGATTGACGGACAGTTCGTGACCGGGGTGATCGATGATCCCCTCGACAATGTTGTTGTGCGCTCGTTTGTGGATGCTGCGGCAGTGATCGGACTCACCACCGTGGCGGAATTCGTAGAATCGGCTTCGGTACTAGAACGGCTCCGCGAGATTGGCTTGGACTATGCCCAGGGCTACTTCCTGCACAGCCCGGAACCTTTTGAAGCGGTGCTGGCCGAGGCCACCGGCAACGGAGCCCTCTCGTAA
- a CDS encoding PCC domain-containing protein, with translation MRAVPLHLEAGSDVRRSLEQLALDHNAGGFVLSVVGNLSQAAFACPGKSAPTVLAGELEIITLQGTISPDGVHLHLSFSDASCQVWGGHLEHGTLVLRGADLLVGLLSSAPIASASSEPRVEIAGRPECPFSRRALRMLRTLGIAFVEIEPDETGPVPQLYIDGVAIGGYNELAELHSRGELDALRSL, from the coding sequence ATGCGTGCCGTGCCGCTGCACCTCGAAGCTGGCAGTGATGTGCGCCGCAGCCTGGAGCAGCTGGCCCTTGACCACAACGCCGGCGGATTTGTGCTGAGTGTGGTGGGCAACCTCTCCCAAGCCGCTTTTGCCTGTCCTGGCAAAAGCGCACCCACGGTTTTGGCTGGCGAGCTGGAGATCATCACCCTGCAGGGCACGATCAGCCCGGATGGGGTGCACCTGCACCTGAGCTTCTCCGATGCCAGCTGCCAGGTTTGGGGTGGCCACCTCGAGCACGGCACCCTGGTGCTGCGCGGCGCCGACCTGCTGGTGGGCCTGCTCAGCTCAGCGCCTATTGCATCGGCCAGCAGCGAACCGCGAGTGGAAATCGCCGGCCGGCCGGAATGCCCCTTTTCGCGCCGGGCCCTGCGCATGCTGCGCACCCTGGGCATTGCCTTCGTGGAAATCGAACCCGACGAGACGGGTCCGGTGCCCCAGCTCTACATCGATGGCGTCGCCATTGGTGGCTACAACGAACTGGCTGAACTGCACAGCCGCGGCGAATTAGACGCGCTGCGCAGCCTGTGA
- a CDS encoding GNAT family N-acetyltransferase, which produces MAPSLLRIRALEKGDLADVIAWARAEHFAPGQGDVAIYRHTDRQGLWVGCLNGRPIGCIAGVRYNAEYGFIGMFLVQPEHRGEGFGRQLWQRALQHLEGLTCIGIEAAPDRIDDYASWGFAPASPTHRWQRISDGNIPPAPTPEGLSLLEGSAIPERAVQAYDAQRELSPRPHFLADWLHHPAGTVLALIGPDGSCHGFGRIRPCLLHRGEGWRIGPLLADTPALAAQLLNALMARHAGVVLIDAPAANTQAGPLLLQLGFAVVAETLRMYRGSLPAVPLGDVYGLACLELG; this is translated from the coding sequence ATGGCCCCATCCCTTTTGCGGATTCGGGCCCTGGAGAAGGGCGATCTCGCCGACGTCATCGCCTGGGCCCGCGCTGAACACTTCGCGCCGGGCCAGGGAGACGTAGCGATCTACCGCCATACCGACCGCCAGGGACTCTGGGTGGGCTGCCTAAACGGTCGTCCGATTGGCTGTATCGCAGGGGTCCGCTACAACGCCGAATACGGCTTCATCGGCATGTTTCTGGTGCAACCAGAGCACCGGGGTGAGGGATTTGGCCGCCAGCTTTGGCAGCGTGCCCTGCAGCATCTGGAGGGCCTTACTTGCATCGGCATTGAGGCCGCCCCTGATCGCATCGATGACTACGCCAGCTGGGGGTTTGCGCCGGCGTCGCCAACCCATCGCTGGCAGCGGATCAGTGATGGCAACATCCCGCCAGCCCCTACCCCTGAGGGCCTGAGCCTGCTCGAGGGAAGTGCCATACCCGAGAGGGCCGTGCAGGCCTATGACGCCCAGCGGGAGCTCAGCCCTCGGCCCCACTTCCTCGCCGACTGGCTGCACCATCCAGCCGGCACGGTGCTAGCCCTGATTGGCCCAGATGGTTCATGCCACGGTTTCGGCCGGATCCGGCCTTGCTTGCTGCATCGAGGCGAGGGCTGGCGGATCGGCCCCCTGCTGGCCGACACTCCCGCCCTGGCGGCCCAGCTTCTCAACGCCCTGATGGCCCGCCATGCCGGCGTGGTGCTGATCGATGCCCCTGCCGCCAATACGCAGGCAGGGCCCCTGCTGCTGCAGTTGGGCTTTGCGGTGGTCGCCGAGACGCTGAGGATGTATCGGGGCAGCCTGCCGGCGGTTCCCCTGGGCGATGTCTACGGGTTGGCCTGCCTGGAGCTGGGCTGA
- a CDS encoding Nif11-like leader peptide family natural product precursor, which yields MSLDQLKAFLGKVQDDQSLRQAVQAAATADDVAQIGAGLGFEFSGDELLRLSGKKVGRVTVIKQDLPGEYN from the coding sequence ATGTCCCTCGATCAGCTGAAGGCCTTCCTGGGCAAGGTTCAGGATGACCAGTCGCTCCGGCAAGCCGTGCAAGCCGCTGCTACTGCTGATGATGTGGCCCAGATCGGGGCAGGCCTGGGCTTTGAATTTTCTGGCGACGAGCTGCTGCGGCTCTCGGGCAAAAAAGTAGGCCGCGTAACGGTCATTAAGCAGGACTTGCCCGGTGAATACAACTAG
- a CDS encoding PAP/fibrillin family protein, translating to MLEAREELLALLRSGARGEAQRQGPRVRELILELERTSPVDLAAPGALELLEGVWELRWSSSSQPYLQAVPWLENLQILAPSRGRALNLLRPPGQLAGLGGIAVEASIQLESSPGDNSPTPQQRVQVRFQRGGWRGPLLGNSRLQLQRAVQQGFPAWLDITVLSQELRLCRGNAGTIFALLRRPDLAVADFFDNQ from the coding sequence ATGTTGGAAGCAAGAGAAGAGCTGCTGGCCCTGTTGCGTAGTGGCGCTAGGGGGGAAGCCCAACGCCAGGGTCCGCGGGTACGGGAGCTGATCCTCGAGCTCGAGCGCACCTCACCAGTAGATCTCGCCGCCCCAGGTGCCCTCGAACTGCTGGAGGGGGTCTGGGAGTTGCGCTGGAGCAGCAGCAGCCAGCCCTATCTCCAGGCTGTGCCATGGCTGGAAAACCTGCAGATACTGGCTCCATCCCGGGGTCGTGCCCTGAATCTGTTGAGGCCGCCAGGGCAGCTTGCCGGCCTGGGTGGCATAGCTGTAGAGGCCAGCATCCAGCTCGAATCAAGCCCCGGCGATAACAGCCCAACGCCCCAGCAGCGCGTGCAGGTGCGCTTCCAGCGGGGTGGCTGGCGCGGACCCCTACTTGGCAACTCACGCTTGCAGCTGCAACGTGCGGTGCAGCAAGGCTTTCCAGCCTGGCTCGACATCACCGTGCTCAGCCAGGAGCTGCGGCTATGCCGTGGCAACGCCGGCACAATCTTTGCCCTGCTGCGCCGCCCCGATCTTGCCGTTGCAGACTTTTTTGACAATCAATAA
- a CDS encoding rhomboid family intramembrane serine protease, producing the protein MSESLPQRLDRWIARAGFNLLIPPLILLIPWLQELVDQLVFGGNWNLPMTPGGSFLGVLTAPFSHSGFGHLLANSLTFLPLSWLVLLRGRRDYLAVWLGVYATAIPVWLLWPNGSHGLSGVVYGLLGYLLLIGWLEKRPLSLLLSVLALVTYAGVLPSLLPIFSPPGVSWIGHLSGFGGGLLAALAVARESP; encoded by the coding sequence GTGAGCGAATCTCTACCCCAACGTCTGGATCGCTGGATCGCCCGAGCCGGTTTCAATCTGCTGATTCCGCCGCTGATCTTGCTGATTCCCTGGCTCCAGGAGCTGGTGGACCAGCTGGTTTTCGGTGGCAACTGGAACCTGCCGATGACGCCCGGAGGCTCCTTCCTCGGGGTGCTGACAGCTCCCTTCAGCCATAGCGGTTTTGGCCATCTCCTGGCCAATTCGCTCACCTTTCTGCCCCTCTCCTGGCTGGTATTGCTGCGGGGCCGCCGCGACTATCTGGCTGTTTGGTTGGGGGTTTATGCCACGGCTATTCCCGTATGGCTGCTCTGGCCCAACGGCAGTCACGGACTCTCCGGGGTCGTGTACGGGCTGCTGGGCTACCTGCTGCTGATCGGCTGGCTGGAGAAGCGGCCCCTCTCCTTGCTCCTATCGGTGCTGGCCCTGGTCACCTATGCGGGGGTGCTGCCGAGCCTGCTGCCGATTTTTTCACCACCAGGGGTGAGCTGGATCGGCCATCTCAGCGGTTTTGGCGGCGGCTTACTGGCGGCCCTGGCCGTGGCTCGCGAGTCGCCATAG
- a CDS encoding VOC family protein, whose amino-acid sequence MQDTPSLSSSLVLAADNPSALARFYADLLAVEPLQGFGASHWRVPWPAGGFLEIYAPSQSRPQAKQPGRLATCLQRSVAGGNNPEAAMALLQAWLASAIGLGASLLDGPRQEAFGVEAWLLDPEANRLLLLVQNRVS is encoded by the coding sequence GTGCAAGACACCCCAAGCCTGAGCAGCTCTCTGGTACTGGCTGCAGACAATCCCTCAGCGCTAGCCAGGTTTTACGCCGATTTGCTGGCGGTAGAGCCCCTGCAGGGGTTTGGTGCCAGCCATTGGCGGGTGCCCTGGCCCGCCGGTGGCTTCCTGGAGATCTATGCCCCATCCCAGAGCCGGCCCCAAGCGAAGCAACCAGGCCGACTGGCAACGTGCCTGCAGCGCAGCGTGGCTGGCGGAAACAACCCAGAAGCTGCCATGGCCCTGCTGCAGGCCTGGCTGGCGAGCGCCATTGGGCTGGGCGCCTCGCTACTGGACGGTCCACGCCAGGAGGCCTTCGGAGTGGAGGCCTGGCTGCTGGATCCGGAGGCAAACAGGCTGCTGCTGCTGGTGCAGAACCGGGTTAGTTAG
- a CDS encoding PfkB family carbohydrate kinase, whose amino-acid sequence MAPDSALAALNLAVVGHVEWVSFVAVEQLPVAGSIDRATAFLEEPAGGGAVVAVQLARLSGKRVRFFTSLGRDATGERSAERLTELGLDLEVAWRDAPTRRGVSFVDRAGDRSITVIGERLAPLARDPLPWADLAGCDGVFVTAADAAALQHSRRARLLGVTPRVGLPLLEASGVSCDALIGSALDPGEQVPAGALSRPPRLRIATEGAAGGWSEPGGRFAAQALVAPPVDSYGCGDSFAAGVLAGLAAGWSAAAAIGLGARCGAECAVAFGPYARPN is encoded by the coding sequence ATGGCCCCGGATTCCGCCCTCGCTGCGCTCAACCTGGCGGTGGTCGGTCATGTGGAGTGGGTGAGCTTTGTGGCCGTGGAGCAGCTGCCAGTTGCTGGCTCGATCGACCGGGCCACCGCTTTTCTGGAGGAACCCGCCGGTGGGGGCGCGGTGGTGGCGGTGCAGCTGGCCCGTCTCAGTGGCAAGCGGGTGCGGTTTTTCACCTCCCTGGGCCGAGACGCTACCGGCGAGCGCTCAGCGGAGCGGCTCACTGAGCTCGGCCTTGATCTGGAGGTGGCCTGGCGGGATGCCCCAACCCGGCGGGGCGTGAGCTTTGTGGATCGGGCCGGTGACCGCAGCATCACCGTGATCGGCGAGCGACTGGCCCCTTTGGCTAGGGATCCACTCCCCTGGGCTGATCTGGCTGGCTGCGATGGCGTCTTTGTGACCGCGGCCGACGCGGCAGCCCTGCAGCACAGCCGCCGGGCCCGGTTGCTCGGCGTTACGCCACGGGTTGGCTTGCCGCTCTTGGAGGCCAGCGGGGTGAGCTGCGATGCCTTGATCGGCAGCGCCCTTGATCCTGGTGAGCAGGTGCCTGCTGGCGCTCTATCGCGCCCCCCGCGACTGCGAATCGCCACCGAAGGGGCTGCTGGTGGCTGGAGCGAACCCGGCGGGCGCTTCGCTGCCCAGGCCCTGGTGGCCCCGCCGGTCGACAGTTATGGCTGCGGCGACAGCTTTGCAGCCGGGGTGCTGGCGGGACTGGCGGCTGGTTGGAGCGCAGCCGCAGCAATAGGCCTGGGCGCCCGCTGCGGCGCCGAGTGCGCCGTTGCCTTTGGTCCCTACGCCCGCCCTAACTAA
- a CDS encoding ion transporter: MDDWDWVDAFLLALILLNVLAVILETVNSLQLRFSTAFWAFEVFSVGVFSVEYAARIWSCTADPRYRQPLVGRLRYVSSFFGVVDFLAILPFYVTLALPASALDLRILRVLRLMRFARVLKLGRYSDSIGRMKRVIGARRGDLGVALAAVVVILVLASSAIYYVESDTQPEVFTSIPAAMWWGISALTTVGYGDIAPVTPFGKFLGGIIQLLGIAIFALPAGIIASGYEEDTRRGRTEKGICSSCGRPFGLESESDQCIDSK; the protein is encoded by the coding sequence GTGGACGATTGGGATTGGGTCGACGCTTTCCTGCTGGCGCTGATCCTTCTAAATGTGCTTGCGGTGATCCTGGAGACTGTCAATAGTCTGCAGCTGCGCTTCAGCACGGCTTTTTGGGCGTTTGAAGTCTTTTCGGTAGGGGTCTTCAGCGTCGAATACGCAGCGAGGATTTGGTCCTGTACGGCGGATCCGCGCTACAGGCAGCCGCTTGTGGGCCGGTTGCGCTATGTGAGCAGCTTCTTTGGCGTGGTCGATTTCTTAGCCATCTTGCCCTTTTACGTCACGCTCGCCCTACCTGCCTCCGCTCTCGATCTGCGGATACTGCGAGTCCTCCGGCTAATGAGATTCGCACGGGTGCTGAAGTTGGGCCGTTATTCGGATTCCATCGGTCGCATGAAGCGCGTGATCGGTGCTCGGCGCGGCGATCTTGGCGTGGCTCTCGCGGCTGTTGTGGTCATACTCGTGCTTGCTTCGAGTGCTATTTACTACGTTGAGTCTGATACCCAGCCAGAGGTATTTACAAGTATTCCTGCGGCGATGTGGTGGGGAATTTCAGCACTTACGACTGTTGGCTACGGCGACATTGCTCCAGTTACACCGTTTGGTAAATTCCTGGGCGGCATAATTCAGCTGCTAGGGATTGCCATTTTTGCGCTACCGGCTGGCATCATTGCATCCGGCTATGAAGAAGATACCCGGCGTGGCAGAACTGAGAAGGGGATTTGTAGCTCCTGCGGGCGCCCGTTCGGCCTCGAGAGTGAGTCTGACCAATGTATAGATAGCAAGTGA